In the genome of Triticum urartu cultivar G1812 chromosome 5, Tu2.1, whole genome shotgun sequence, one region contains:
- the LOC125506166 gene encoding glycine-rich cell wall structural protein-like, translated as MAKKGSGTAASLLLCLALAAHAVGAARTMPAAAGGVAEASLPAAAATEKGAGAGGAGAADAKNLFVGVGAMGDLPGFPAVGGGYGGGFGNNGAGVFTGVTGPLGGVGGGVGSVGPFGGVGGAGGIPFGGFGGGSAPFGGYGGGGAGGVTP; from the coding sequence ATGGCCAAGAAGGGCTCAGGCACTGCCGCCTCTCTCCTGCTCTGCCTCGCGCTGGCGGCGCACGCCGTCGGGGCTGCCAGGACCATGCCCGCTGCAGCTGGCGGCGTGGCGGAGGCCTCACttccggccgccgccgccacggaGAAGGGCGCCGGTGCAGGAGGAGCCGGCGCGGCGGACGCGAAGAACCTGTTCGTGGGCGTGGGAGCCATGGGGGACCTTCCGGGCTTCCCCGCCGTCGGCGGCGGCTACGGCGGTGGATTCGGCAACAACGGAGCCGGCGTCTTCACCGGCGTCACGGGCCCGCTCGGCGGCGTCGGGGGCGGCGTGGGGAGCGTCGGCCCGTTCGGCGGCGTCGGGGGAGCCGGCGGCATCCCTTTCGGAGGCTTCGGGGGTGGCAGCGCCCCGTTCGGCGGGTACGGCGGGGGAGGCGCCGGCGGCGTCACGCCTTGA